TGGATTCAGACAATTTTTCTAGTATTTATGGAGTATGTCGTAATCATTGTACTTTTCGTATATATTGTGTTTCTTCATTTTCAGTTAAGTAAGAAAAACCATCTAATTGAAACGATGGTTGGTAAGCTAACTAAATTTGAAAAGGAATGGGATAATGATCATGTATTGAATCTGCTAGAGAAACTTCGATTATTAGGCAATGAAACAATCATAAAGCGCGATAGACTCTTCGATGAACCTGTAATGAAATTCCTTTTTGCAAACGAGAAAGATTCAAAAATTTTTGTGCACTATACAAAGGATATAAGTGTTGCCAAAAAAATATTTGAAGAGGGATTTAAGTTTGCTGATTCCTTCGAGAAAACTGCAGAGCAAATAATTAACGATAGCGTTGATTTAACCTACAAACATAACATCCGAAAATACTACGGTAAGTATATAATAGTTATCTGTATATCGAATAGTATATATAACCATTACGACGAAGAGATCAAGCATATAAGCAAACAAAACATGCAGGTTGAACAGGTTTTAACTGACATTGCACCTTGTTTCAACGATAATATGGACGAGGTATTTACGTTATCAAATCATTATATCAAGGGCTACGTTAATTACGAAACTGGCGAGGTGGTAAGTAATAAACAATTTAATCCCAACTACAATTCAGAGGCTTTTAACTCAAACCTTAAGAGGATTAGAACTACCTAAGTAATTATTTAGATACTCAGTTGTTTTAAGTTGATATATATCAATTTTTGGTTGTGAATACCAATTTCATTGTACCTTCGAGCATTCCTAATGTATAATATTATGATTTTAAAAAGAATTGTATACCCTTTAATGCTAATGATTGTAATGTTTTCCTTATTTTTTAGCAGCTCATGTAAACATGATCCCATGGGCATTAGTCAACTTGACACTGTTTGCTTCCAAGCTCAGATTTTACCTATTCTGCAAACATCATGCGGTATAGCTGGGTGTCATGATGCAGGCGGAGAGGGAGGCGAGTTCACAACCGATAGTTACCAAACAATTATGTCAATTGTTACTCCAGGCAGTGCTGCTAAAAGTACGCTATACCAAGTAATTACAGCAGTTAATGGTCAGATAATGCCCCCAAAAAGACCACTGACAAAGGATCAACGGACTTTAATCTTAGTTTGGATAGAACAAGGGGCAAATAATACTACTTGTAATCCTTAGAGGTACTGGAACTCAACAAAACATGAAATCTTACCCAGACAGGAATGCTAAATAATGATTAAAAATCCACGTAATCTTCTTAAATTTATGAAAATAATCATTCCCATTATCGCTATATTTCTTTTTGCCATATCAGGCTGTTACTATGATAGTAAAGAGTTTCTATATCCAGAACTTAGCACATCTTGCGATACAACAAACTTTACCTATTCGGGATCAGTTAAACCCATTCTTGAAAACTCTTGTCTCTCGTGCCACAGTAATAGCACCGCAGCATCATTTGGAGGAAGTATTAAACTTGAAAATTATGCTGATGTTAAACTCAGGGTTGATGATGGAAAACTATTAAGCTCTATAATTTGGACAAGCAGTTACCCAATGCCAAAGGGTTCATCACAACTAGAAAGCTGTAAAATTACAATTATCCAAAAATGGATTAACGCTAGCGCACCCAACAATTAGCAAATTTTAAACTGAAAGATATGCGATTAAGAATAATTCTCCTGCTAGTTATATTTTTACCAGCACTAGCAAGCTATTCCCAAGATATTGATAAACTATTAGAGGAAGCTGCAGGTAGCGATACTGAATACACTACGGCAACCTTTAAATCAACCAGAATAATCAATGGACATTCCATTGAACGAATGCCCGAAGGGCAACTTGATTTTAGAATCTCACATCGATTTGGGCAATTCAACAGCGGATACTATAACCTTTGGGGGTTGGATCAGGCAAATATTCATTTTGGTCTCGAATATGGAATTACAAATTGGCTTATGGTTGGAATTGGTCGTGGAACATACGAAAAAACCTACGATGGTTCAATAAAACTTTCAATACTCAGGCAATCCAAGGGAAAGAAAAATATGCCGATATCCCTTTCCTATTTCACTAGTATTGCCATTAATACCCTAAAAACAGATTTACCTAAACTCTACTTCTGGGATAGGGCCAGTTTCGTACATCAGCTGTTAGTTGCCCGTAAATTTAATGAGCGTTTCTCGCTTGAGATTAACCCTACCTACGTTCATCGGAATATGGTAGGTACCGAGATGGATCCAAATGATGTTTGGTCGGTAGGTGCTGGGGCTAGATTTAAACTTACATCAAGAATGTCGATAAATGCCGAATACTATTACGTTATTCCTCCTATTAACGATTTTAGAACTACTAAAACCTACAATCCATTAGCTATTGGCTTTGATCTCGAAACAGGAGGACATGTTTTCCAAATAATGCTTACTAACTCCTTAGCCATGATTGAAAAGGGCTTTATTGGTGAAACTACAAGTAAATGGAATGATGCAGGAATACATTTAGGATTTAATATCTCTAGAGTTTTTGGTTTAAAGCGAGCTAAATAGGCGTTAGTTTGTTATAGATACAAACATTAAATTAAATGGCCATGAAGGCAAAATTCTTGTTTCTATCACTTTTTTTAATTGCTCAGGTTGCATTTGCGCAGAAGCATATCGCTAAAACAGGGCATATCTGGTTTTATTCTTACACGTCAATGGAGGTAATTGAGGCTCACAACCATCAGGTAGTTAGTATTCTTGATATCTCAACTGGCGATATTATGTTTAACCTGCTGGTCAAATCATTTGAGTTTAAAGTTACATTAATGCAGGAGCACTTCAATGAGAATTATATTGAATCAACTAAATTCCCAAAATCAACATTTAGAGGAAAAATAACAAATCTCGATAAGATAGATTTCAAGAAAGATGGAACATATCAAGCCGATGTTACTGGAGATTTAGCAATTCATGGGGTAACAAAGAATATTACAACATCAGGAACAATAGAAATTGCTGGTAGCGTAATTACCGCAAAGGCAAAATTTAAAATAGTTCCAAAGGATTATGGCATTCAAATTCCCCAACTCGTAGAGAATAAAATTGCTAAGGAGATGGAAATAACGGTTGATATACCATATACTGCAAATTGATATACTGTTTGTTGATTGTATTTGATAAACCCATTAACCCAATAGTGATGAAAAAGACAATCTGGTTTGCCGTAGCAATAGTCTTCTTTGGATTAATAGTTGCAATATTCGTTTGGTTGTATGCATTCCGTAAAGCTGATTTAAGCGTTTCCTCGCAAAAAGCTGAAATCGAAATAGCTGCAACCGGCCTATTAAAGAAATTTGAATCGAACGAGGCTGAGGCAAACACCGCATACCTAGGCAAAGTAATAATCGTTTCGGGTACAATTGATAAAATAACCGAGGATAGCACCACCGTTTCGGTGTATCTGAAAAACCCAGAGGATGTTTCTGGTGTGATGTGCGGTTTTAACAAAACCATGATTGATAAATCAATCATAAAACCCGGTAATTCAGTAAGGGTAAAGGGAATTTGCACGGGCTACCTAATGGATGTGGTGCTTAATAAATGCTCTATGGAGAAATAGAAGAATTTTCTTTTCAAACGAAGGGTTATTGCCAAAGCGATAACCCTTCGTTTTTTTTGTATCAATAAAATACTATCTTTGATTACAATTATGTTTTTATATAGAATTTGTAAAGAAGATTGTTAATATTTGTTTAATAAAAAGATGAACATTTTATTGGTTTACCCTCAAAATCCCGACACTTTCTGGAGTTTTAAACATGCACTTCGCTTTACTTCAAAAAAATCATCAATTCCACCTTTGGGTTTAATAACCGTATCTGCTATGTTACCACCAACATGGCAGAAAAAACTAGTGGACTTGAATGTATCATCGTTGTTACCATGTGACATTAAATGGGCAGACTATGTGTTCATAAGCGCAATGTATGTTCAAACTGAATCTGTGGACAAAATAATTGAAGAATGTAAAAAGTATGAGGCTAAAATTGTTGCAGGTGGTCCACTTTTCACTCAGAATTTCAATCATTACCCTCAAATAGACCATTTAATACTTAATGAAGCAGAAATTACTTTACCATTATTTCTTAAAGATTTAGAGATTGGAAATCCCCTCCAAAGAATATATAGAAGCGATGATTATGCTGATATGACAAAAACACCTGTTCCTGATTTCAAATTGCTATCGATGAAGGATTATTTTGCAATGAATTTACAAGTAACACGAGGCTGTCCTTTTGCTTGCGATTTTTGTGAAATCACATCACTTTTAGGACATAAAGTTAGGATGAAGCATACCCATCAAATTATTGAAGAGCTTGATACTCTTTATAATCTTAATTGGCGTGGTATTGTTTCGGTGGTTGATGATAATTTCATTGGGAACAAAGCAGAAATTAAAAACGACCTGCTTCCAGCGATGATTGAATGGATGAAACAGCATAAATATCCATTTACCTTTAATACTCAAACCTCTATCAATCTTGCCGATGACGATGAGTTAATGGCGATGATGATTGAAGCAGGTTTCTTTTCCGTATTTATTGGGATAGAAACGCCTGAAGAATTAGGCTTAAAGGATTGCAACAAGACCCAAAACAGAAATAGGGATTTACTTCAAAGCGTGAAAACAATACAAAACGCTGGATTTCAAGTTACAGCCGGTTTTATTGTAGGTTTTGATAGCGATTCC
This window of the Bacteroidales bacterium genome carries:
- a CDS encoding YceI family protein; protein product: MKAKFLFLSLFLIAQVAFAQKHIAKTGHIWFYSYTSMEVIEAHNHQVVSILDISTGDIMFNLLVKSFEFKVTLMQEHFNENYIESTKFPKSTFRGKITNLDKIDFKKDGTYQADVTGDLAIHGVTKNITTSGTIEIAGSVITAKAKFKIVPKDYGIQIPQLVENKIAKEMEITVDIPYTAN
- a CDS encoding B12-binding domain-containing radical SAM protein, with amino-acid sequence MNILLVYPQNPDTFWSFKHALRFTSKKSSIPPLGLITVSAMLPPTWQKKLVDLNVSSLLPCDIKWADYVFISAMYVQTESVDKIIEECKKYEAKIVAGGPLFTQNFNHYPQIDHLILNEAEITLPLFLKDLEIGNPLQRIYRSDDYADMTKTPVPDFKLLSMKDYFAMNLQVTRGCPFACDFCEITSLLGHKVRMKHTHQIIEELDTLYNLNWRGIVSVVDDNFIGNKAEIKNDLLPAMIEWMKQHKYPFTFNTQTSINLADDDELMAMMIEAGFFSVFIGIETPEELGLKDCNKTQNRNRDLLQSVKTIQNAGFQVTAGFIVGFDSDSSSIFQQQIDFIQKSGIVSALIGMLNAPKNTKLYHRLEEENRIITDATGNTTDLSINFIPKMNANELLSGYKSIIQNIYSSKPYYKRARMFLLNHKQHHKRQKKFEFSLIGSFIKSVIIIGIIKRGRGEYWKFILWTLLNRPNLFVNAATLTVFGYHYRTVFKLRK